A window from Triticum aestivum cultivar Chinese Spring chromosome 6D, IWGSC CS RefSeq v2.1, whole genome shotgun sequence encodes these proteins:
- the LOC123143073 gene encoding B3 domain-containing protein Os11g0197600 isoform X1 has protein sequence MAGLKKGKGKGRGKEERRVTFAPESGERWLIVAEPVTARARPRSDRSAATAWTEDFARAPPRESSPDLMVTVGMKKVKGKGRGKDERRVTFAPESGERRVKRKIPEAFVGTSKVSATSQKRNMNAADSSEKLEIHENGTSRKRIREIDADGSKKGNTAGPGAYKSAPGNLKSTKDSHSSNHVSSKFVPLAGIPGHKTRNLTDMAVRVNVKVEEGEVMKFGQKFIRVFKYGERLRIPQSFSQYLQNQRTGSVILRGQSGNKWLVELASDTEGFFFRRGWKEFGIDHSIGEGNLLLFCYDGYGQFSVNIFNGMCVEKPSALHAKPSKDFKEESDEDDNGVAPQEENNGTTKKPTGEIYADGSTLKKCSNASVKGKQKMPESLVGTCNVSATRQKRNKNAADPSESLEVAGACRSARTSIKTVMKVQRQHAIVSQRSPVSEGQKKYALQRAEIFTSKYPSTLQVIKAASAYNSFFMVIPSEFVREHLPHTSKKLTLWDPQATPWQVDYLYCSHRSAGAFSRGWSQFSIGNNLEKFDVCVFELIAEDTIKVHIYRAQLLIAQYQHQEELSAAIPN, from the exons ATGGCAGGGCTGAAGAAGGGGAAGGGAAAGGGGAGGGGGAAGGAGGAGCGACGGGTGACCTTTGCACCGGAATCCGGGGAGCGATGG CTCATTGTCGCCGAACCAGTAACTGCCAGAGCCCGACCAAGATCTGATCGATCTGCGGCGACGGCCTGGACAGAGGACTTCGCCCGTGCTCCGCCGAGAGAAAGCTCCCC GGATCTCATGGTCACGGTAGGGATgaagaaggtgaaggggaaggggagggggaagGATGAGCGACGGGTGACCTTTGCACCAGAATCCGGGGAGCGACGG GTTAagagaaaaatacctgaagctTTTGTTGGCACTTCTAAGGTGTCAGCAACAAGTCAGAAGAGGAACATGAATGCAGCTGACTCATCAGAAAAATTAGAGATTCATGAAAATGGAACCTCAAGGAAGCGGATTAGAGAAATTGATGCAGATGGCTCAAAAAAGGGCAACACAGCGGGTCCTGGAGCTTACAAGTCAGCGCCAGGAAACCTTAAAAGTACTAAAG ATTCTCATTCCTCAAACCACGTGTCCTCAAAGTTTGTACCGCTGGCTGGAATTCCCGGACACAAAACCAG GAACCTTACGGACATGGCTGTGAGGGTGAACGTGAAAGTGGAGGAGGGGGAAGTAATGAAGTTTGGGCAGAAATTCATCAGGGTATTCAAATACGGGGAGCGATTG AGAATTCCACAATCATTCAGTCAGTACCTTCAGAATCAACGAACTGGGTCGGTTATACTAAGAGGTCAAAGTGGGAATAAATGGCTTGTGGAACTTGCTTCAGACACCGAAGGATTTTTCTTTAGACGTGGGTGGAAGGAATTTGGTATAGATCATTCCATTGGGGAAGGAAACCTCTTATTATTTTGTTATGATGGATACGGACAGTTCTCAGTTAATATATTTAATGGAATGTGTGTTGAGAAGCCATCAGCTCTTCATGCTAAGCCTTCAAAGGATTTTAAAGAAGAGAGTGATGAAGATGACAATGGAGTAGCTCCCCAAGAAGAGAATAATGGAACCACAAAGAAGCCGACTGGAGAAATTTACGCAGATGGCTCTACGTTGAAGAAGTGTTCTAATGCATCAGTTAAGGGTAAGCAAAAAATGCCTGAATCTTTGGTTGGTACTTGTAATGTGTCAGCAACAAGACAGAAGAGGAACAAGAATGCAGCTGACCCATCAGAAAGCTTGGAGGTTGCTGGAGCTTGCAGATCAGCGCGAACAAGCATTAAAA CTGTCATGAAAGTTCAAAGGCAACATGCAATAGTATCACAAAGGTCGCCGGTAAGTGAAGGGCAGAAGAAGTACGCTCTTCAAAGGGCAGAGATATTTACATCTAAGTACCCTTCAACTCTGCAAGTAATTAAGGCGGCTAGTGCCTACAACTCATTTTTCATG GTCATCCCATCTGAATTTGTCAGGGAGCATCTCCCCCACACCAGCAAGAAGTTGACCCTGTGGGATCCGCAAGCAACGCCCTGGCAAGTTGACTACCTCTACTGCAGCCATCGTTCCGCCGGCGCTTTCAGCAGAGGCTGGAGCCAGTTCTCGATCGGCAACAATCTGGAGAAGTTCGATGTTTGCGTCTTCGAGCTCATCGCCGAGGATACCATCAAGGTGCACATCTACAGA
- the LOC123143073 gene encoding B3 domain-containing protein Os11g0197600 isoform X2, protein MAGLKKGKGKGRGKEERRVTFAPESGERWLIVAEPVTARARPRSDRSAATAWTEDFARAPPRESSPDLMVTVGMKKVKGKGRGKDERRVTFAPESGERRVSATSQKRNMNAADSSEKLEIHENGTSRKRIREIDADGSKKGNTAGPGAYKSAPGNLKSTKDSHSSNHVSSKFVPLAGIPGHKTRNLTDMAVRVNVKVEEGEVMKFGQKFIRVFKYGERLRIPQSFSQYLQNQRTGSVILRGQSGNKWLVELASDTEGFFFRRGWKEFGIDHSIGEGNLLLFCYDGYGQFSVNIFNGMCVEKPSALHAKPSKDFKEESDEDDNGVAPQEENNGTTKKPTGEIYADGSTLKKCSNASVKGKQKMPESLVGTCNVSATRQKRNKNAADPSESLEVAGACRSARTSIKTVMKVQRQHAIVSQRSPVSEGQKKYALQRAEIFTSKYPSTLQVIKAASAYNSFFMVIPSEFVREHLPHTSKKLTLWDPQATPWQVDYLYCSHRSAGAFSRGWSQFSIGNNLEKFDVCVFELIAEDTIKVHIYRAQLLIAQYQHQEELSAAIPN, encoded by the exons ATGGCAGGGCTGAAGAAGGGGAAGGGAAAGGGGAGGGGGAAGGAGGAGCGACGGGTGACCTTTGCACCGGAATCCGGGGAGCGATGG CTCATTGTCGCCGAACCAGTAACTGCCAGAGCCCGACCAAGATCTGATCGATCTGCGGCGACGGCCTGGACAGAGGACTTCGCCCGTGCTCCGCCGAGAGAAAGCTCCCC GGATCTCATGGTCACGGTAGGGATgaagaaggtgaaggggaaggggagggggaagGATGAGCGACGGGTGACCTTTGCACCAGAATCCGGGGAGCGACGG GTGTCAGCAACAAGTCAGAAGAGGAACATGAATGCAGCTGACTCATCAGAAAAATTAGAGATTCATGAAAATGGAACCTCAAGGAAGCGGATTAGAGAAATTGATGCAGATGGCTCAAAAAAGGGCAACACAGCGGGTCCTGGAGCTTACAAGTCAGCGCCAGGAAACCTTAAAAGTACTAAAG ATTCTCATTCCTCAAACCACGTGTCCTCAAAGTTTGTACCGCTGGCTGGAATTCCCGGACACAAAACCAG GAACCTTACGGACATGGCTGTGAGGGTGAACGTGAAAGTGGAGGAGGGGGAAGTAATGAAGTTTGGGCAGAAATTCATCAGGGTATTCAAATACGGGGAGCGATTG AGAATTCCACAATCATTCAGTCAGTACCTTCAGAATCAACGAACTGGGTCGGTTATACTAAGAGGTCAAAGTGGGAATAAATGGCTTGTGGAACTTGCTTCAGACACCGAAGGATTTTTCTTTAGACGTGGGTGGAAGGAATTTGGTATAGATCATTCCATTGGGGAAGGAAACCTCTTATTATTTTGTTATGATGGATACGGACAGTTCTCAGTTAATATATTTAATGGAATGTGTGTTGAGAAGCCATCAGCTCTTCATGCTAAGCCTTCAAAGGATTTTAAAGAAGAGAGTGATGAAGATGACAATGGAGTAGCTCCCCAAGAAGAGAATAATGGAACCACAAAGAAGCCGACTGGAGAAATTTACGCAGATGGCTCTACGTTGAAGAAGTGTTCTAATGCATCAGTTAAGGGTAAGCAAAAAATGCCTGAATCTTTGGTTGGTACTTGTAATGTGTCAGCAACAAGACAGAAGAGGAACAAGAATGCAGCTGACCCATCAGAAAGCTTGGAGGTTGCTGGAGCTTGCAGATCAGCGCGAACAAGCATTAAAA CTGTCATGAAAGTTCAAAGGCAACATGCAATAGTATCACAAAGGTCGCCGGTAAGTGAAGGGCAGAAGAAGTACGCTCTTCAAAGGGCAGAGATATTTACATCTAAGTACCCTTCAACTCTGCAAGTAATTAAGGCGGCTAGTGCCTACAACTCATTTTTCATG GTCATCCCATCTGAATTTGTCAGGGAGCATCTCCCCCACACCAGCAAGAAGTTGACCCTGTGGGATCCGCAAGCAACGCCCTGGCAAGTTGACTACCTCTACTGCAGCCATCGTTCCGCCGGCGCTTTCAGCAGAGGCTGGAGCCAGTTCTCGATCGGCAACAATCTGGAGAAGTTCGATGTTTGCGTCTTCGAGCTCATCGCCGAGGATACCATCAAGGTGCACATCTACAGA